In one Arachis duranensis cultivar V14167 chromosome 9, aradu.V14167.gnm2.J7QH, whole genome shotgun sequence genomic region, the following are encoded:
- the LOC110275791 gene encoding uncharacterized protein LOC110275791, whose amino-acid sequence MLVRAARMKVVQDVAFDSFVLYTISKYGSLNSSWEVSVDNERTKFNCSCLRMDSFGIPCEHIVCVLVFLNILELPKSLVLTRWSKNAKTSTFDSSGVTWESIILSQYGCLMDWCRQLSYIASRRQERFHLVRDTVMSLIEDFKIEDEQEKQVGAQADDSDGIFPKNPQSCRSKCRPGEKIKRKPQRCSICRMEGHNKKSCPLAKNIQQQTNATSYGINRNHVEKGLDADAEMEFWASDLEEDYEEQEFWAGDSDASVDMELSEEFSI is encoded by the exons ATGCTTGTTAGGGCTGCAAGAATGAAGGTTGTGCAAGATGTGGCATTTGATTCATTTGTACTTTATACAATATCTAAATATGGAAGTCTAAATAGTTCATGGGAGGTGTCTGTGGATAATGAAAGGACGAAATTTAATTGTTCATGCTTAAGGATGGATTCTTTTGGAATTCCGTGTGAGCATATAGTTTGTGTGCTGGTGTTTCTTAACATCCTTGAACTGCCAAAGTCTCTTGTGTTGACAAGATGGTCGAAGAATGCCAAGACAAGCACTTTTGATTCAAGTGGCGTTACTTGGGAGTCTATAATATTGAGTCAATATGGATGCTTGATGGATTGGTGTCGGCAGCTATCCTATATCGCTAGTCGAAGGCAGGAGAGATTCCACCTTGTTCGAGATACTGTTATGAGCCTAATCGAAGATTTCAAGATTGAAGATGAACAAGAAAAGCAAGTTGGTGCGCAAGCTGATGATTCAGATGGTATTTTTCCTAAGAATCCACAAAGTTGTAGGTCTAAGTGTCGTCCAGGTGAGAAGATCAAACGAAAACCACAACGATGTAGTATTTGTCGCATGGAAGGGCACAATAAAAAATCTTGTCCATTGGCAAAGAACATTCAGCAGCAGACCAATGCAACTTCTTATGGCATAAATAGGAACcatgttgagaaaggtttagaTGCAGATGCAGAAATG GAATTTTGGGCATCTGATCTTGAAGAAGATtatgaagaacaagagttttgGGCAGGAGATTCTGATGCAAGTGTCGACATGGAACTTAGTGAAGAGTTCTCGATTtag
- the LOC107467991 gene encoding protein FAR1-RELATED SEQUENCE 5-like codes for MEASMVVSTVAQEKCDDRKSKTWKNSKGEYVKQLFVCSREGFRPEKYYNMENRKREPKSETRCGCLARFVVRFVAYTGRWHVALFVESHNHDCLDPRLVGFLPTHRKMAEADASQMNNMKDASISTRHIYAMLANQAGGYENVNYTLRDMYNEIARRRRHVLGDARAALRYLKNQKAEDTSLYYEHIVDAKGVLRALFWCDGRSQLDYEVFGDVLAFDATYKKNKYLCPVVVFSGVNHHNQTVVFGSALVTDESKEVYVWLLQQLLAAMKGKAPVSVITDGAPSMRFAIETVFPNAHHRLCAWHLIRNATSNVGNPKFTSMFKKCMLGDYEISVFEQKWFGMVEEFGVAEKNWIIDMYDKRHIWATAHIRGKFFVGFRTTSRCEDIRRLKLTMFPYLVFRYLKQH; via the exons ATGGAGGCATCAATGGTGGTTTCGACAGTGGCACAAGAGAAGTGCGACGACCG AAAAAGTAAGACTTGGAAAAATAGCAAAGGAGAATATGTGAAGCAATTGTTTGTGTGCTCTCGTGAGGGATTTAGACCAGAGAAATATTATAATATGGAAAACAGAAAAAGGGAGCCAAAATCTGAGACTCGTTGTGGTTGTCTGGCTAGGTTTGTAGTTCGTTTTGTAGCTTACACTGGAAGATGGCATGTGGCTTTGTTTGTTGAATCGCACAATCATGATTGCCTTGATCCTAGGTTAGTTGGTTTTCTTCCTACACATAGAAAAATGGCAGAAGCTGATGCTAGTCAAATGAACAACATGAAAGATGCAAGCATTAGCACACGCCATATATATGCTATGTTAGCTAATCAAGCAGGTGGTTATGAAAATGTTAATTATACCTTAAGGGATATGTATAATGAGATTGCTAGGCGAAGGCGTCATGTCCTGGGTGATGCTAGAGCGGCATTGCGATACCTCAAAAACCAGAAAGCTGAAGATACAAGCCTCTATTATGAGCACATAGTTGATGCTAAAGGGGTATTGCGAGCTCTATTTTGGTGTGATGGAAGAAGCCAATTAGATTATGAAGTATTTGGAGATGTGCTTGCCTTTGATGCGACATACAAGAAGAACAAGTACTTATGTCCTGTAGTAGTGTTTTCCGGTGTGAATCATCACAACCAAACAGTGGTATTTGGAAGTGCTCTAGTTACCGATGAGAGTAAGGAGGTCTACGTGTGGTTATTACAGCAACTATTGGCAGCCATGAAGGGAAAAGCACCTGTATCTGTGATTACAGATGGTGCTCCATCAATGAGATTTGCAATTGAGACGGTATTTCCAAATGCCCATCATAGATTATGTGCTTGGCACCTCATTCGGAACGCCACAAGTAATGTTGGAAACCCAAAATTTACATCTATGTTCAAGAAGTGCATGCTAGGAGATTATGAGATTAGTGTGTTTGAGCAGAAGTGGTTTGGAATGGTTGAGGAGTTTGGTGTAGCTGAAAAGAATTGGATTATTGACATGTACGATAAAAGGCATATATGGGCCACTGCACATATTCGAGGCAAGTTTTTTGTAGGATTTAGGACAACTTCTCGATGCGAAG ATATAAGGAGGTTGAAGCTGACTATGTTTCCATATCTAGTCTTCCGGTACTTAAAACAGCATTAG